The following proteins are co-located in the Gossypium hirsutum isolate 1008001.06 chromosome A02, Gossypium_hirsutum_v2.1, whole genome shotgun sequence genome:
- the LOC107952577 gene encoding 1-aminocyclopropane-1-carboxylate oxidase 5 produces the protein MAILLFFFFLLFDISRAIPVLDFSKLNGHERAKTLAHIANACEDWGFFHLVNHGIAKDLLERVKKVSTDFYKLEREENFKNSKVMKLLNETGDKKLENVDWEDIITLTDDNVNEWPSQTPGFKETFKEFRYELKKLAEKILEVLDENLGLPKGYIKKAFDGEEGENNAFFGTKVSHYPPCPNPKRVIGLRPHTDAGGLILLFQDDEVRGLQVWKDGEWIDVEPLKNTIVISIGDQIEVISNGRYKSAWHRVLSTTDSNRRSVASYYNPSHKATIAPAPQLMKETNEEWNQAYPKFVFGDYMSVYYQQKFHPKEPRFQAVSAI, from the exons ATGGcgattcttcttttcttcttttttttattgttcGACATTTCAAGGGCGATTCCGGTTCTTGATTTCTCTAAGCTCAATGGCCACGAGAGGGCCAAAACACTGGCTCACATTGCTAATGCATGCGAGGATTGGGGATTTTTTCAT CTGGTGAACCATGGGATTGCAAAGGATCTGCTGGAGAGAGTGAAGAAGGTTTCAACAGATTTCTATAAGTTGGAAAGGGAAGAGAATTTCAAGAACTCGAaggtgatgaaattgttgaatgaaactGGTGATAAAAAGTTGGAGAATGTGGATTGGGAAGATATTATAACTTTGACGGATGATAATGTAAATGAATGGCCATCTCAAACACCAGGATTTAA GGAAACCTTTAAGGAATTCAGATATGAGCTGAAGAAATTGGCTGAAAAAATCTTGGAAGTATTGGATGAAAACTTGGGGTTACCAAAAGGCTACATTAAGAAGGCTTTCGACGGTGAAGAAGGTGAAAACAATGCCTTCTTTGGCACAAAGGTGAGTCACTATCCGCCATGCCCAAACCCTAAAAGGGTCATTGGTCTTCGACCCCACACCGATGCTGGTGGCCTCATCTTACTCTTTCAAGACGACGAAGTGCGCGGCCTTCAAGTATGGAAAGATGGGGAATGGATCGATGTGGAGCCGTTGAAGAACACGATCGTGATCAGCATTGGTGATCAGATCGAGGTGATTAGCAATGGGCGATATAAGAGCGCTTGGCACCGTGTTTTAAGCACCACTGATAGTAACAGGCGATCTGTTGCCTCGTATTATAACCCTTCACATAAAGCCACCATTGCTCCTGCACCACAACTGATGAAGGAAACGAATGAAGAATGGAATCAAGCTTATCCCAAATTTGTGTTTGGTGACTATATGTCTGTTTATTATCAGCAGAAGTTCCACCCGAAAGAACCAAGGTTCCAAGCTGTATCGGCCATTTGA